GTCGCCAATTTGAAGCTCGGGCGGATGATTCGCGCGGCCGGGCTGGTGACCCACGTCCCGGCGGGCGGATCGGTGCGTTCGGGCGCGGTCGAGCTGTTCCTCGCCGGCAAGCAGCGCAAGATCGACGACGGCGCGGAGTTCGCGGTCCATTCGTGGGTCGACAGCGACGGGCGCCAGCCGGGCGATTTCGCGGCCAACGCGCAGGTCAACGAGACTTATATCGACTACTACGAAGCGATGGGGATGAGCGCGCACCAGGCGCGTTCGTTTTACGACATGACCAATTCGGTACCCAATGCCGATGCTCGCTGGTTGACCGCGCAGGATATGCGGGGCTGGATTTCGGCCGGTTCGGGCAGCGAAAGCCGGGTCGTGGCAAAGCCCGCCGAACCGAAGATCGCCTATCTTGACTTGGGGCAGCGCATCCCCTAACCGCGCCAGCCTGTGAACGGTCGCCGTTGCGGGCGGCCCTTTTTGTTGGCGTAACATGCGCTGCAATTTGAATTCGAGGATACGATGAAGCGGACTTTCCAGCCCAGCAATCTCGTGCGCGCCCGTCGCCACGGTTTCTTCGCGCGCAAGGCGACCCCGGGCGGTCGCAAGGTGCTGCGTGCCCGCCGTGCCCGCGGTCGCGCCAAGCTCAGCGCGTAACTTTCTGACGCCTCAAACGCCGACGGCCGCATGTGCAGCCTCGGCATCGGGCCGTTCGGCCGTGCGGGCTCCCGATTCGGGAGCCCGTTCGCGTTCCGGGTCTTTGATTCGGTGTATTAGGAACCTATATCGCTTTCCATGACCGTTTCGACCATCCGCAAGCGGGCCGATTTCCTCGCGGCGAATCGCGGGGTCCGGGTGGCGCGTCCGGGGTTCATCCTGCTCGCCCATCCCAACGAAGGGCAGGGCAAGCGCTTCGGGGTCACGGTGACCAAGCGGATCGGCACTGCGGTAGTTCGCAACCGCATGAAGCGCCGCTTTCGCGAACTGCTGCGCGCAGCGTTGCCGGGTGAAGGGCTGGCCGACCACGATCATGTCCTGATCGGCCGCGAAGGCGGGATCGAGCGCGATTTCGCCGCCTTGCGGAGCGAGCTTTCCGCCGCGCTGGCGCGGGCCGCGAAGGGCGAAGGCGACCCGCCGCGACGCAGGCGGCGCAAACCATGAAGTATCTCCTGATCCAGATTGCCAGGTTGTGGCAGTGGGGGCCAAGCCGCGTACTGCCGCCCAGCTGCCGCTATGCGCCGACCTGCTCGCAATACGCGATCGAGGCGCTGCAAAAACATGGCGCGATCAGGGGTGGATGGATGGCGTTGAAGCGTATATTGCGCTGCCATCCCTGGGGTGGCCACGGCTACGACCCCGTTCCGTAGACGGCAATAACAGACCGGATCGTTTCTCTTGGACAACCAGCGTAATCTCCTCCTCGCCGTAGTGCTTTGCGGTTTGCTGCTCTTCGGATGGGAGGCCGTGGTGCAACGGATCTATCCGCAACCGGCCGAACCGGCGAAAGCGGTTGCCGCGGCAGCCTCCCCCACCGCGATCCCGGGGGGCAGCACCGAGGCTGCCCCTGCGGAAGGTGCGACCAACGCGCCCAAGCACAAGCCGACGCGCGAAGGCGGGCTCGACGATCCCAAGCTCGAAGCGGTCGAATCGCGCGATCTCAAGACCGAACTGGTTTCGCCCGAGCGGGTGAAGATCGATGCGCCCGAAGTGGCCGGCTCGATCGACCTTGTCGGCGCACAGATCGACGACCTGACGCTCACCAAGCACAGCCAGAGCGTGGAGAAGGACAGTGGTCCCGTCCGGCTGTTCTCGCCCGACGGCACGCCGGCGCAGTATTTCGCGCAGTTCGGCTGGATCGGGCAGGGCGTGAAGGTGCCCGACGGCAAGACCGTGTGGCAGGCGAGCGACGGCCCACTGACGCCTTCCAACCCGGTTACGCTGACATGGAACAACGGGCAGGGCCAGAATTTCCAGATCGAGTTTTCGGTAGATGACAAGTACCTGATCACCGCGCGCCAGACGGTCTCCAACACCAGCGGCGGCAGTATTGCGGTGCGGCCCTATGCGCTGATCAACCGCACCAGCTCCACCGCCAGCCTCAGCACCTACACGCTGCATTCGGGCCCGATCGGCGATTTCGGCAACGGGGTGGATTTCGGGACGGACTACAAGGACGTGGCCAGTGCAGGTTCGGTCACGCCGTCGGGCAAGGCCTCGTGGATCGGGTTTACCGATATCTATTGGCTGTCCGCGCTGGTGCCGCAGTCGAACGCGCAGGTCGACACGGACTTCCGCGCGCTCGGCAACGACATTTTCCGCGCCGACGTGATCTACGATTCGCTGACCGTGCCGAGCGGCCGCCAGATCGCCCGCACCACACAGCTGTTCGCTGGCGCGAAGGAAAGCGATGTCCTCAAAGCCTACGAAGATGCCGGCATCCCGCAGTTCAGCAACGCGATCGACTGGGGCTGGTTCGGGGTGGTCGAAAAGCCGATCCTGTGGCTCCTCAAACACCTCTATGCGTTCGCCGGCAACTTCGGCCTGGCGATCATCCTGCTGACACTGATCGTGCGCGGGGCGATGTTCCCGATCGCGCAGAAGCAGTTCGCCAGCATGGCGGCGATGAAGGCGATCCAGCCCAAGATGAAGGCGCTGCAGGAACGCTACAAGGACGACAAACAGAAGCAGCAGCAGGAAGTGATGGCGCTCTACAAGGCGGAAGGGGTCAACCCGCTCGCCGGATGCCTGCCGATGCTGTTGCAGATCCCGATCTTCTTCGGGCTCTACAAGGTGCTGATGTTGTCGATCGATATGCGCCACAAGCCGTTCATCCTGTGGATCAAGGACCTTTCCGCGCCCGATCCGCTGCACGTCCTCAACCTGTTCGGGTTGCTGCCGTTTACCCCGCCTGGGTTCCTCGGCATCGGCGTGCTCGCGATCCTGCTGGGCATCACGATGTTCCTCACCTTCCGCCTGAACCCCAGCGCGATGGACCCGATGCAGCAGAAGATGTTCAACTTCATGCCGTGGGTGCTGATGTTCGTGATGGCGCCGTTTGCGGCGGGGCTGCTTCTTTACTGGATCACCTCCAACCTGCTGACGCTGACGCAGCAGCAGTATCTCTATTCGAAGCACCCGCAGCTGCGCGCGCAGGCCGACAAGGACAAGGCCGATCGCGAGCAGGCGAGCAAGGCCAAAGGGTGAGCGAGGAAGCGGAGGCCGCGCAAGCGGAACTGACCGAGCGGGCGCGCAAGCTGTTCGCCGGGCCGGTCGGCTTCCTGCTGTCGGCTCCGCAGCTCCACTTCCTGCCCGAGCCGGAGGTGCCCGAGGTGGCGTTTGCCGGACGCTCGAACGTCGGCAAGTCTTCGCTGCTCAACGCACTGACCGGCCGCAAGGCGATCGCCCGCACTTCGGTGACGCCGGGTCGCACGCAGGAGCTCAACTTCTTCGACGTGGGCGATCCGTTGCAACTGCGGCTGGTCGACATGCCCGGCTATGGCTTTGCCAAGGCACCGGTGAAAGTGGTCGAGAAGTGGAAGCGGCTGGTGCGCGATTTCCTGCGCGGGCGGCAGGTGCTGAAGCGCACGCTGGTGCTGGTCGATTGCCGCCACGGCCTCAAGGACGTGGACCGCGAGATGATGAAGATGCTCGACGAGGCGGCGGTTGGTTATCGCCTGGTCCTGACCAAGGCCGACAAGGTCAAGGCGAGCGAACTGGAGAAAGTCCGCGCTGCCGTGGAGGCCGAAGCGCGCAAGCACTCTGCCGCCTATCCGCTGATCCACGTGACTTCGAGCGAGAAGGGCATGGGCATCGCAGAGCTACGCGCCGCGGTGCTGGAGGACGCGGAGAGCTAGTGAGGCGCTGCCTCAGGCAATCGAAGCGTCGGCCTCGGCGAAGTGGAGCAGTTCCTCGCGGGTCGGTCCCGGGAACATGCCGCGCATGGTCGCTGGATCGATTGCTGGCGTCGACTTCAGCTTCGCCGCAACGTCCTCCTGCGCGAAGATTTCCTCGAGGTGGTTGAGCCCGCAAATATAGGCGAGACCCGCCTTGTACATCGTCGCATCGCTGCCCATCAACGCCAGCATCTTCGAATAGGCGGCCTCCTTGGCACTGATCGTACGTTGCACGACGGTCCCCAGCCTTTCGGCCTCGACGTTGGAGAAGCGTTGCATGTCGACCATGGCCTGGTCGCGGAACCACGGAGCGACTGTGCTTTCCGTCTTCGCATCGAAGATCCTTGCAAGGGCAGCACGGTCCTCGCCCGCTTCGCGTATTGCGTCGCGCAGGCAAACCGCGTGCTTGACGCCGGTTGAGATACCTCGCCCGGCATTCGGGTTGGTACAGGCCCAAGCGTCCGCCACCGCGACGAAGCCCAGCGCCACCGGTTTTCCATCGACCACGAAGCGCCGGTAGCGGTCGAGCGCGCCGGTCATTATCACGATGTCGGAGATCGGCTCGCCGTTGAGCCATCCCGCCTGGGCTGGGTGTGCGGCCACCACCCGGGTCCACACCTCGGGGTGCTTGAGCGCTCGCAGGTCCCGGTCCGCCGCACTGACGCACAGCGTGACCGACCAGGTGTCGTTGTCGCCCGGCAGGACGAGTATCGAAATCGTCGGATAGTGGACATTCAGTGGTGTGGTGATCGCCGGCATCGTGCCGGTGAAATAGCGCGTAAAATAGGTGAACTTGCTGTCGGATTTTTCTTCGATCGGTGCCGGCGCGCCGATATCTGCCAGCCACTGCGGACTGCGGCTCGCCCGTCCGCTGGCATCGACCACCAGTTCGGCCCTAACCGGATCGCCGTCCTTGGGAACGACCCCGTTCACTTCCAGCACACCGTTTTCAGTCTTTCCCGGCACGAGCGCGGTGATCGGTGCCCCTCGAGCTATGGCAATGCGCGGGTTCTTGTCCACCGCCTTGCGGAAGGCCCATTCGGCCATCGGTCGCCGCGTACTGTAGCACCAGAACTGGTGATCGGCGAATGCCTCGATCTGGTCGCGAAATGACGCGGGCAGCGGCTGGGTCAGATCGAGATAGATCGCGCCGGCATCGATCAGCATCTGCTCGACCGCGGGAAATTCGCGTTCCAGCACGACACGGAGAGCCGGTTGCAGCAGGTGCGGCTGGCGAAACTGGCCGACACCCTTGCGGATCCAGTCGTCCCACGCCGAGCGGGGATCCTCGGGTATCGGGTTGGCATCCTGCTCGAACACGGTCACGCGGTGCCCATCGGCATCAAGCAACAGTGCTGTGGCGAGGCCGCAGATTCCGCCGCCTACGATCGCAACTTCCATCGGCATCCTCCACCGTGAGCCCGGCCCGGGCATCAAAGATTCAACGCAGATTCGTCAGCGACCCGATACAGTCGGATGCAGCAGCCATAGGCAAGGAGGGTCATCGAAGCAATTTGTTCCGCTTCGGTTTGGCGAGCAGGCAACAGCTTGGCGACGGGGACAATCGGGTCGTTAGCGGCTGGTCCGCTTTTGGCCCAAAAATTCAGCAAACTGCTGTCGCCCGTTGTCTAGGTCGCAAACAGCATCGCGTCGTCGGCAAAGGCTTTCATTTCCAGTGCGTTGCCGCTGGGGTCTCGGAAGAACATCGTCGCCTGTTCGCCGGGCAGCCCCTTAAAGCGGATGTGCGGTTCGATGCCGAAGGCAACGCCAACGGCGGTCAGCTTGTCGGCCATTTCCTGCCAGCGCTCCATCGTCAGCACCACGCCGAAGTGCGGCACGGGCACGTCGTGACCGTCGACCGGGTTCGATGCCGTGTCTCCGCCGCCGCCAGGGGCGAGGTGCGCGACGATCTGGTGGCCGAAGAAGTCGAAGTCGATCCACTCCTCGCTGCTGCGCCCCTCCGGGCAGCCAAGCAACTCGCCGTAGAAAGCGCGGGCTTCGGCAAGATCGCGGACGGGGAAGGCGAGGTGGAACGGGCGCAGGTTCATGCGAATGCATTAGTCGCGTGGGCCGCAAAATCCTATCGATTCCCGTCCTCGGATCGTTCAGTCTCGACAGCGCCACGATGAACGCCTAGTGCCCCGACCCGGTGGAAAAGGAAGTCGCGTGAAGCTCATCATCGGCAATCGCAATTACTCGAGCTGGTCGCTGCGCGGGTGGCTCGCGTGCAAGCAGTCGGGCCTCGCGTTCGAGGAACTGACGGTCAACATCAGCGGCGAGGACTGGGAAGAAGCCAAGCGCGCGATGGGCGAAGTCCAGCCGAGCCACGGCAAGGTCCCCGTACTGTGGGAGGGCGATGCGGTGGTGTGGGACAGCCTGGCGATCCTCGAGTTCCTCGCCGACCGGGTCGGGCGCGACCGGTTCTGGCCCAAGGACGACGTCGCGCGCGGGATGGCGCGAGCGATGGTCGCGGAAATGCATTCGAGCTACCTTGCGCTGCGCCGCGGGCTGCCGATGAACGTGCGGGCACGCCACGAGGGAGTGCAGCTGTCCGATGCGGTGAAGGCCGATATCGTGCGCATCCTCCAGCTGTGGGCCGAAGCGCGCGCGCGATTCGGGCGCGGTGGACCGTTCCTGTTCGGCACGTTCGGTGCGGCGGACGTGTTCTATGCGCCGGTGGTCAGTCGCTTCGTGACCTATGGGGTGGTGGTGCCGGGGTTCGCCCAGGCCTATATCGACGCGGTATGGGAACACGACTGGATGCAGGCCTGGATCAAGGGCGCAGAAGACGAACAATGGGTTATCGAACAATGGGATACCGTACCCGTGGCCTGATCGCGCTTGCTGCTGCGGCGGTGCTGGCTTGCCTGCCCCAAGCCGCCTTCGCGTGGGGTGGATACGGCCACCGGACAACTGCCGCGATCGCGATGGACAACGTCTCGCCCGCCACGCGCCGGGCGATCGTGCGCTTGCTGGCGCACAGCCGCGAGCTGGGCACGCCCGATTGCCCGGTCCATTCGCTCGAAGACGCGTCGGTCTGGCCCGACTGCATCCGCAAGGAACGCTGGCGCTGGGGCTACACCGCACCGTGGCACTACCAGGACGAACCGGTGTGCGAGGATTATTCGGTGCGCCGGAATTGTGCCAATGGCAACTGCGTGTCTGCGCAGATCGAGCGCAACGAACGGATCCTGGCCGACGAACGCCTTCCCGCTGCACAGCGGCTGGCGGCCTTGGCCTTCGTGGTGCATTTCATCGGCGATATCCACCAGCCGCTTCACTCGGCCGACAACGAAGACGACAAGGGCGGAAATACCCGTCGGGTGGACTATGGCATCGTGCCCGACCTCAACTTTCACTCGATCTGGGACACAACGCTGACCGAGCGCGCAATCTCGAGCGCCAATCCGCCGCTGGTGCGTCGTTATTCGCCAGCCGAGAAGGCCGCGTTGGGTGGCGGTACGCCCGCCGACTGGGGGCGCGAGAGCTGGACGATCGCAAAGGACTTTGCCTATCGCGAGGCGTTCGGACGCGATCCGTGCGCGACGGGTGCCGCGCCGACGCCAGAGCATGGCGCGCTCAGCCAGCAGGCGATCGTTGCTGCGCTGCCGGTGATCGACGAGCGGATCGAGCAGGCGGGCATCCGCATCGCGCAGGCGCTCGACAAGGCGTTTGCGCCGGGCCCGCTGCCGCCGCCGGCAAGGAACTAGGCCACGCGGCCTAGGGGAGCCGCTCGGTCGGGTAGCGGGAACCGTCCTTGTGGGCGTATCCGTCGGGGTCGAACTGCATGTCGATATCGGGATAGTCTCCGCGGTCCTTGCTCTCGTCGCCCGCACTGACGACGACGAAGGTGCAGTCCGCGTTTGTGCGGTTTTGCAGGTGATGGCCGTTTTGGACCCCGGCAGGCCATGCAGCGACGTCGCCGGGCCGCATCACGGTCTCGCCGCCATCCTCTACCAGCACCGCTTCGCCGGTCACCATCACCAGCAGCTCGTCCTCCTCGCTGTGCCAGTGCCGCTGCGAGGACCACGCACCGGGCTTCAGCACAACATGGCTCGCGCCGAACCGGGTCAGGCCGGATGATGGCGCCAAGCGGCGATACCAGCGCCCCGCCACTGGTTCGTCGAACGGGGGCGGATATCCTGTCGCGTTGGACTGCGGGATAGCGTCGAGATCAAGCTTGGGCACGGCGGTCTCCGAACGGCTGGATTGCGTTGCGCTGCTGGTATAGCTCTGGGTCGATGACCGACGCCAGCACCACCGCATCCGTTGCTGAAATGGCCGAACGCCTGATCGCCTGCCCCAGCGTCACGCCTGCGCAAGGGCTGGTGTTTGATGCACTGGAGCAAATGCTCGCGCCGCTCGGGTTCGCGATCGATCGCTTCGTGGCCGGCGAGGCGCCGGACGGGCCGGTGGAGAACATGCTCGCGGTGCGCGAGGGTCCGAAGGGCAGCAGGCACTTCGCTTTCGCTGGTCACTTGGACGTCGTGCCGCCGGGCGAAGGCTGGACCAGCGCACCGTTCGCTCCCGAAACGCGCGGCGAACTGCTCTATGGGCGCGGCGCGGTCGACATGAAGGGCTCGATCGCCTCGATGGTCGCGGCGGTGGCAGATCTGCCCGCCGATGCGGGGACGATCAGTTTCATTATAACCGGCGACGAGGAGGGCCCCGCCGTCTTCGGCACCCGCGCGCTGATCGATCGGATGCGCGAACGCGGCCTGCAGCCCGACTTGTGCCTGGTGGGCGAGCCGACCTCGGTCCACCGGCTTGGCGACATGGTCAAGATCGGGCGGCGCGGATCGGTCAACATCTGGCTCGAGGTCGAGGGCACGCAGGGCCACGTCGCCTATCCGCACAACGCCGACAACCCGATCCCCAAGCTGGTGGCGATGCTCGCCGAGCTCGACGCGCTGGTGCTCGACGAAGGGACCGAGTGGTTCCAGGCATCGAACCTCGAAATCACCGAGCTCGAAGTCGGCAACACCGCGCACAACGTGATCCCGGCGCTTGCCAAGGCACGCATCTCGATCCGGTTCAATGCGTTGCACACCGGGGCCGAGTTGGCCGCGAGAGTCACCGAGATCGCCGAGAAGCATGGCGGCAGGGCCAGGCCGATCATTTCGGGTGAAAGCTTCCTCACCCCGCCGGGCGAGTTCTCGCAGATCATCTGCGATGCCGTGGAGGTCGAGACGGGCATCGTGCCGGAGCTTTCCACCAGCGGCGGCACCTCCGACGCGCGGTTTCTCAAGGATGTCTGCCCAGTGATCGAGTTCGGCTTGTGCAATGCGACGATGCACAAGCGCGATGAAGCGGTTGCCCTCCCTGATCTGGCTACTCTCGCCCGGATCTACGCACGGATTGCGCGGGCGGCGCTGGCGCATTGATGGCCCACTGATTGCGCCGGCGCGCCCGCGCTGTTAGCAAAGCCGTCGGACGCACAAGGGGAATACGATGCCATCTGCTGAATCAGCCGACACTGCGGTGCCGGACAGGCCCACTTCTGCCATCGGCTGGCTGCTGCATGCACTGTCGCGCCATCTCACGGCCTGCATCATGGTCGGGCTGGTGCTGGGCATATTCATGGGCTGGCTTGTCCATCAGGGCTTCCTGTCGGCGATCATGACCGACGAGCACTGGGTGCGCAGCTTCCAGATGCTGTCGACGATCTTCCTCAACCTCATCAAGATGCTCGTCGCGCCGTTGGTGCTTGCGACGATCGTCGCGGGCCTCGCGCACATGGGCGACAGCACCGCGGTGGGGCGGATTGGCCTGCGCGCGATCAGTTGGTTCATCGTCGCCAGCCTCGTCTCGATCAGCCTCGGGCTGGTGCTGGTCAACCTGTTCCAGCCGGGGGCGGGGGTCGATATCACCGCATCGACCCATGCCATCGGCGAGGTCAAGAAGCTCGATTTCTTCGAGTTCATCGAACACGTCTTCCCCAAGAACGTGATTGGTGCGATGTATGACAACAACGTCCTGCAAATCCTTGTTTTTGCGTTGTTTGCTGGTGTCGGTCTGACCGCGCTGGGCGAACGCGGCAAGCCGCTGGTGCGCGGGGCGGAGGCTCTCGCCGACCTGATGCTGGAGATCACCGGCTACGTCATGCGGTTTGCCCCGTTCGCGGTGTTCGGCGCGCTCGCTAACGTGGTTGCGTCGAACGGCCTCGGGATACTCGAGGTCTATGCCAAGCTGCTTGGCGAGTTTTATCTTGCGCTGCTGATCCTGTGGACGCTGCTGATCCTGGCGGGCTGGGTGGTGCTGCGCGGGCGTGCCTTCAAGCTGGTAACCTACGTGCGCCAGCCGGTGCTGATCGCGTTCTCGACCGCATCGAGCGAAGCGGCGATGCCCAAGCTGTTCGAACAGCTCGACCGGTTCGGTATTCCGCGGCGCATTTCCGGCCTGATGGTCCCGCTTGGCTACAGCTTCAACCTCGACGGGTCGATGATGTACGCCAGCTTCGCGACGATCTTCATCGCGCAAGCTTACGGCGTGGAGCTATCGATCGGCACCCAGATCGCGATCTTGTTGACGCTGATGGTCAGCTCGAAGGGCATCGCCGCGGTCCCGCGCGCGAGCCTGGTGGTGATCGCCGCGACGCTGGCGATGTTCGACCTGCCGGTCGAGGGTATCGCACTGGTGCTGGCGATCGATCACTTCCTCGACATGGGCCGTACCGCCACCAACGTGCTCGGCAACGCGGTGGCGACCAGCGTCATCACCAAGTGGGAAGGTATGCTCCAGCCGATGCGCGACCCCGATCTCGACGATCCGGTCGCACCGCACGACACGCCCGAACACGGGCGCCAGGGCCTCAATCTCGAAGGCGGGCAGTAGGTGCGTTCAGCGTAAGCGGTCTTTTGCCGCAACCGGTGGCGCGAGATCGACCGCTTTGCCTTCGATCGTTTCAGCCCCTTTGAATCGTCAGGGTCCGCCGATTTCGGCCGACGGGCGAACATGCCTTCGCGCAGGATCGGCTCATTCATAGCTGACGATCTCCCATTCGATCCCATCCCAGTCGAAGAAGTAGAACCTGCGGCCGGGGTCGTAGTCGCCGTGATTGAGCGTTTCGAGCCCGGCATCGAGTACAACTTGCTCGGCCGCGTCGAGATCATCGACCACCAGCGCGACG
Above is a window of Tsuneonella mangrovi DNA encoding:
- a CDS encoding alpha/beta hydrolase gives rise to the protein MRFISPILLAIAAVSAVPAHARTVVTQTVVEEWVEVDTPDNGAGRFVASEPAAIPAGIASFGPFRVLDGRRAALVDATDAASPRAFSAMLRAYPQIAELEMVECPGTDDDVANLKLGRMIRAAGLVTHVPAGGSVRSGAVELFLAGKQRKIDDGAEFAVHSWVDSDGRQPGDFAANAQVNETYIDYYEAMGMSAHQARSFYDMTNSVPNADARWLTAQDMRGWISAGSGSESRVVAKPAEPKIAYLDLGQRIP
- a CDS encoding S1/P1 nuclease, producing MGYRTRGLIALAAAAVLACLPQAAFAWGGYGHRTTAAIAMDNVSPATRRAIVRLLAHSRELGTPDCPVHSLEDASVWPDCIRKERWRWGYTAPWHYQDEPVCEDYSVRRNCANGNCVSAQIERNERILADERLPAAQRLAALAFVVHFIGDIHQPLHSADNEDDKGGNTRRVDYGIVPDLNFHSIWDTTLTERAISSANPPLVRRYSPAEKAALGGGTPADWGRESWTIAKDFAYREAFGRDPCATGAAPTPEHGALSQQAIVAALPVIDERIEQAGIRIAQALDKAFAPGPLPPPARN
- the yidD gene encoding membrane protein insertion efficiency factor YidD; the encoded protein is MKYLLIQIARLWQWGPSRVLPPSCRYAPTCSQYAIEALQKHGAIRGGWMALKRILRCHPWGGHGYDPVP
- a CDS encoding FAD-dependent oxidoreductase; amino-acid sequence: MPMEVAIVGGGICGLATALLLDADGHRVTVFEQDANPIPEDPRSAWDDWIRKGVGQFRQPHLLQPALRVVLEREFPAVEQMLIDAGAIYLDLTQPLPASFRDQIEAFADHQFWCYSTRRPMAEWAFRKAVDKNPRIAIARGAPITALVPGKTENGVLEVNGVVPKDGDPVRAELVVDASGRASRSPQWLADIGAPAPIEEKSDSKFTYFTRYFTGTMPAITTPLNVHYPTISILVLPGDNDTWSVTLCVSAADRDLRALKHPEVWTRVVAAHPAQAGWLNGEPISDIVIMTGALDRYRRFVVDGKPVALGFVAVADAWACTNPNAGRGISTGVKHAVCLRDAIREAGEDRAALARIFDAKTESTVAPWFRDQAMVDMQRFSNVEAERLGTVVQRTISAKEAAYSKMLALMGSDATMYKAGLAYICGLNHLEEIFAQEDVAAKLKSTPAIDPATMRGMFPGPTREELLHFAEADASIA
- the rnpA gene encoding ribonuclease P protein component, which translates into the protein MTVSTIRKRADFLAANRGVRVARPGFILLAHPNEGQGKRFGVTVTKRIGTAVVRNRMKRRFRELLRAALPGEGLADHDHVLIGREGGIERDFAALRSELSAALARAAKGEGDPPRRRRRKP
- the yidC gene encoding membrane protein insertase YidC, which translates into the protein MDNQRNLLLAVVLCGLLLFGWEAVVQRIYPQPAEPAKAVAAAASPTAIPGGSTEAAPAEGATNAPKHKPTREGGLDDPKLEAVESRDLKTELVSPERVKIDAPEVAGSIDLVGAQIDDLTLTKHSQSVEKDSGPVRLFSPDGTPAQYFAQFGWIGQGVKVPDGKTVWQASDGPLTPSNPVTLTWNNGQGQNFQIEFSVDDKYLITARQTVSNTSGGSIAVRPYALINRTSSTASLSTYTLHSGPIGDFGNGVDFGTDYKDVASAGSVTPSGKASWIGFTDIYWLSALVPQSNAQVDTDFRALGNDIFRADVIYDSLTVPSGRQIARTTQLFAGAKESDVLKAYEDAGIPQFSNAIDWGWFGVVEKPILWLLKHLYAFAGNFGLAIILLTLIVRGAMFPIAQKQFASMAAMKAIQPKMKALQERYKDDKQKQQQEVMALYKAEGVNPLAGCLPMLLQIPIFFGLYKVLMLSIDMRHKPFILWIKDLSAPDPLHVLNLFGLLPFTPPGFLGIGVLAILLGITMFLTFRLNPSAMDPMQQKMFNFMPWVLMFVMAPFAAGLLLYWITSNLLTLTQQQYLYSKHPQLRAQADKDKADREQASKAKG
- a CDS encoding dicarboxylate/amino acid:cation symporter, whose product is MSRHLTACIMVGLVLGIFMGWLVHQGFLSAIMTDEHWVRSFQMLSTIFLNLIKMLVAPLVLATIVAGLAHMGDSTAVGRIGLRAISWFIVASLVSISLGLVLVNLFQPGAGVDITASTHAIGEVKKLDFFEFIEHVFPKNVIGAMYDNNVLQILVFALFAGVGLTALGERGKPLVRGAEALADLMLEITGYVMRFAPFAVFGALANVVASNGLGILEVYAKLLGEFYLALLILWTLLILAGWVVLRGRAFKLVTYVRQPVLIAFSTASSEAAMPKLFEQLDRFGIPRRISGLMVPLGYSFNLDGSMMYASFATIFIAQAYGVELSIGTQIAILLTLMVSSKGIAAVPRASLVVIAATLAMFDLPVEGIALVLAIDHFLDMGRTATNVLGNAVATSVITKWEGMLQPMRDPDLDDPVAPHDTPEHGRQGLNLEGGQ
- the dapE gene encoding succinyl-diaminopimelate desuccinylase gives rise to the protein MTDASTTASVAEMAERLIACPSVTPAQGLVFDALEQMLAPLGFAIDRFVAGEAPDGPVENMLAVREGPKGSRHFAFAGHLDVVPPGEGWTSAPFAPETRGELLYGRGAVDMKGSIASMVAAVADLPADAGTISFIITGDEEGPAVFGTRALIDRMRERGLQPDLCLVGEPTSVHRLGDMVKIGRRGSVNIWLEVEGTQGHVAYPHNADNPIPKLVAMLAELDALVLDEGTEWFQASNLEITELEVGNTAHNVIPALAKARISIRFNALHTGAELAARVTEIAEKHGGRARPIISGESFLTPPGEFSQIICDAVEVETGIVPELSTSGGTSDARFLKDVCPVIEFGLCNATMHKRDEAVALPDLATLARIYARIARAALAH
- a CDS encoding cupin domain-containing protein produces the protein MPKLDLDAIPQSNATGYPPPFDEPVAGRWYRRLAPSSGLTRFGASHVVLKPGAWSSQRHWHSEEDELLVMVTGEAVLVEDGGETVMRPGDVAAWPAGVQNGHHLQNRTNADCTFVVVSAGDESKDRGDYPDIDMQFDPDGYAHKDGSRYPTERLP
- a CDS encoding glutathione S-transferase family protein; the protein is MKLIIGNRNYSSWSLRGWLACKQSGLAFEELTVNISGEDWEEAKRAMGEVQPSHGKVPVLWEGDAVVWDSLAILEFLADRVGRDRFWPKDDVARGMARAMVAEMHSSYLALRRGLPMNVRARHEGVQLSDAVKADIVRILQLWAEARARFGRGGPFLFGTFGAADVFYAPVVSRFVTYGVVVPGFAQAYIDAVWEHDWMQAWIKGAEDEQWVIEQWDTVPVA
- the yihA gene encoding ribosome biogenesis GTP-binding protein YihA/YsxC; amino-acid sequence: MSEEAEAAQAELTERARKLFAGPVGFLLSAPQLHFLPEPEVPEVAFAGRSNVGKSSLLNALTGRKAIARTSVTPGRTQELNFFDVGDPLQLRLVDMPGYGFAKAPVKVVEKWKRLVRDFLRGRQVLKRTLVLVDCRHGLKDVDREMMKMLDEAAVGYRLVLTKADKVKASELEKVRAAVEAEARKHSAAYPLIHVTSSEKGMGIAELRAAVLEDAES
- a CDS encoding VOC family protein, with protein sequence MNLRPFHLAFPVRDLAEARAFYGELLGCPEGRSSEEWIDFDFFGHQIVAHLAPGGGGDTASNPVDGHDVPVPHFGVVLTMERWQEMADKLTAVGVAFGIEPHIRFKGLPGEQATMFFRDPSGNALEMKAFADDAMLFAT
- the rpmH gene encoding 50S ribosomal protein L34 yields the protein MKRTFQPSNLVRARRHGFFARKATPGGRKVLRARRARGRAKLSA